In a single window of the Delftia tsuruhatensis genome:
- a CDS encoding SPOR domain-containing protein, with the protein MLRIAFLLLVLANAGYYLWGHGHLEALGLAPARQSEPERLNQQVRPEALGLLSVDNTPAASPGGEAPSTAPPAPTPASAPAQAGGQPTICLVATGIEDRHAEALRRGLVAQVASDQWDLSSTHQPGRWMVYMGKFPDAEFLERKRAELRARKIDFDRAGGALEPGLSLGRFSTEEAATRELTNFARQGVRTARVVQERPDVTLYTLRLPQATPALRSQVEAMGGKAFEGKPFKPC; encoded by the coding sequence ATGCTGCGAATTGCCTTCCTGCTGCTGGTGCTGGCCAATGCCGGCTACTACCTCTGGGGCCACGGCCATCTGGAGGCCCTGGGCCTGGCTCCGGCCAGGCAAAGCGAGCCCGAGCGCCTGAACCAGCAGGTGCGCCCCGAGGCACTGGGTCTGCTGAGCGTGGACAACACGCCCGCCGCCAGCCCCGGCGGCGAGGCGCCTTCCACCGCCCCCCCCGCACCGACACCGGCATCCGCGCCGGCGCAAGCCGGGGGCCAGCCGACCATCTGCCTCGTGGCGACGGGCATCGAGGACCGCCATGCCGAGGCGCTGCGCCGGGGCCTCGTGGCCCAGGTGGCCAGCGACCAGTGGGACCTGAGCAGCACGCACCAGCCCGGCCGCTGGATGGTCTACATGGGCAAGTTCCCGGATGCCGAATTCCTGGAACGCAAGCGTGCCGAACTGCGCGCACGCAAGATCGACTTCGACCGCGCGGGTGGCGCGCTGGAGCCCGGCCTGTCGCTGGGGCGCTTCTCCACCGAGGAAGCGGCCACGCGCGAGCTGACCAATTTCGCCCGCCAGGGCGTGCGCACGGCCCGCGTGGTGCAGGAACGCCCCGACGTGACGCTCTACACGCTGCGCCTGCCCCAGGCCACGCCGGCGCTGCGCAGCCAGGTCGAGGCCATGGGCGGCAAGGCCTTCGAGGGCAAGCCGTTCAAGCCCTGCTGA
- a CDS encoding IclR family transcriptional regulator → MTRSAPDKSEKAEGVAAVNRALAVLQAFERAPEGQTLAMLATATGLYESTILRLLDSLMGAGFVKRLPDGRYVVGPRVLPLAEMYRQSFRLADYALPRLRQLVQQSEECAGLYVREGDRRVCLHHVQPQRSVRTHVLEGEMFVLDRGAAGRLILALDDALPGEPYEQIRRQGYAVTQGERDPESAAIACPVFTRGTRLLGAVSLAIPLYRCSDEVLRRLLPLVRAQAEALTQDLGGISPYAGIVD, encoded by the coding sequence ATGACCCGCAGCGCACCAGACAAGTCCGAAAAAGCGGAAGGCGTGGCCGCCGTGAACCGTGCGCTGGCCGTGCTCCAGGCCTTCGAGCGCGCGCCCGAGGGGCAGACGCTGGCCATGCTGGCGACGGCCACGGGGCTCTACGAAAGCACCATCCTGCGGCTGCTCGATTCACTGATGGGCGCGGGTTTCGTCAAGCGCCTGCCGGATGGGCGCTATGTGGTCGGCCCCAGGGTGCTGCCCCTGGCCGAGATGTACCGCCAGTCCTTCCGGCTGGCCGACTACGCCCTGCCGCGTCTGCGCCAGCTCGTGCAGCAGTCCGAGGAATGCGCGGGCCTGTATGTGCGCGAGGGCGACCGGCGCGTGTGCCTGCACCATGTGCAGCCGCAGCGCAGCGTGCGCACCCATGTGCTGGAAGGGGAGATGTTCGTGCTGGACCGGGGCGCCGCGGGCCGCCTGATCCTGGCGCTGGACGATGCGCTGCCGGGCGAGCCCTATGAGCAGATCCGCAGGCAGGGCTATGCGGTCACGCAGGGCGAACGGGACCCGGAAAGCGCGGCCATCGCCTGCCCGGTGTTCACGCGCGGCACGCGGCTGCTGGGCGCCGTCTCCCTGGCCATCCCGCTGTACCGCTGCTCCGACGAGGTGCTGCGGCGCCTGCTGCCCCTGGTACGGGCCCAGGCCGAGGCCCTGACGCAGGACCTGGGCGGCATCTCGCCCTACGCGGGCATCGTGGACTGA
- a CDS encoding biotin--[acetyl-CoA-carboxylase] ligase: MMASSPIHWPAESLWQAIEPRLPGFSVEIVPSIGSTNTELMARARDGRNEPVLLVTELQTAGRGRLGREWTSGVGDSLTFSLGMPLAPADWSGLSLAVGLSVAQSLQPQLPAPGSQRPRIGLKWPNDLWIDGDRKLGGILIETASFVGSAPHAPGTPRYVVVGIGLNIRPRPGEGMRTPPASLLELDERLDAPTALACILPALVSDIQAFARQGFAPLAERFAQRDLLRGRAVNLSDGESGTAEGVGPDGALLVRTARGLQAITSSEISVRPAVVG, from the coding sequence ATGATGGCATCGTCCCCCATCCACTGGCCCGCCGAATCCCTGTGGCAGGCCATCGAGCCGCGGCTGCCGGGCTTCTCGGTGGAGATCGTGCCCAGCATCGGCTCCACCAATACCGAACTGATGGCCCGTGCCCGCGATGGCCGCAACGAGCCCGTGCTGCTGGTGACCGAGCTGCAGACGGCCGGTCGTGGCCGGCTGGGCCGCGAGTGGACCAGCGGCGTGGGCGATTCGCTGACGTTCTCGCTGGGCATGCCGCTGGCGCCCGCCGACTGGTCGGGCCTGTCGCTGGCCGTCGGCCTGAGCGTGGCGCAAAGCCTGCAGCCGCAACTGCCCGCCCCGGGCTCGCAGCGCCCGCGCATCGGCCTCAAATGGCCCAACGACCTGTGGATCGACGGCGACCGCAAGCTCGGCGGCATCCTGATCGAGACCGCCAGCTTCGTCGGCAGCGCCCCGCATGCGCCCGGCACGCCGCGCTACGTGGTGGTAGGCATCGGCCTGAACATCCGCCCGCGCCCCGGCGAGGGCATGCGCACGCCCCCGGCCAGCCTGCTGGAGCTGGACGAGCGCCTGGACGCGCCGACCGCGCTGGCCTGCATCCTGCCGGCCCTGGTCTCCGATATCCAGGCCTTTGCCCGCCAGGGCTTCGCGCCGCTGGCCGAGCGCTTTGCCCAGCGCGACCTGCTGCGCGGGCGTGCCGTCAATCTCAGCGATGGCGAAAGCGGCACGGCCGAGGGCGTGGGCCCCGATGGCGCGCTGCTGGTGCGCACGGCCCGCGGCCTGCAGGCCATCACCAGTTCGGAAATCAGCGTGCGGCCGGCTGTTGTAGGCTAG